ATTGtgattagttttttaaaatccaaaagagATAGTTGTTTAGTGTTTATTTTGCAACACAAAAAGACACAATTGTCCAGTTTTAAATGTAGATGTGTGgcataaatttatgtaattcCTTGGTGCAATAAAACACATTTAACAAACAGTCAAACGTCTcgactattagttattatatatatatatatatatatatatatatatatatttaagtacAAGTATTGAGAggcatattttaattttacagcAATTAAAATTGATTACAGTAAAACTAGGTTTCCAATTTACTTTGTCTTATTGCTGGAATGATAATACGTGTACATGTTATCATCCGTGAAGTTTCAGTACATATATTAAGTAATAACATAGAACATAGTGTTTGAAATTCCATGACTTATTAATTAAAGAGATAATTGTGGAGGAGCCCTAACTGGTCACCCAAACCAGTTGACTAGTTGAGAATATGCTTCAGTAATTGATGCTTCATTACCAGACGACAGCCCCGACTTGCTTGAAGGTTCATCTGACTCCAATTACTCCGTTGGATTTGTCGGCTCTGTTTCACTTAGTATGAAAACAGCCGGTTGTTGAGGTGTTTTTAGAGTAACAGAGTAACTGTCAAGCATGAGAATTATATTTGCCATTGTGGGTCTGTCGGCTGGATTTTCTTGAACACAAAGTAAGGCAATATGGATACATTGGTTGACTTCATTTCTTGAGTAAGAATCTCTTAAAGTTGGATCTAACAACTCCAAGGCTGTTCCATTGCTCCAGTGTTCCCAAGCCTGCATCAATTTGTCAATGTTCATATAGTATCTCCATCTCTCCCTTTCAACTGGGGGTGATGTTGGCAATTACAGAATgagcaaaaacaaataaaaaaaaatgtggtgcGTACTGCATACTCACATGGCTCAAGAGGTCCTTAGTAGTAGTCTCTGGTTGATAGAGAGAACTGATCTTATTACCACTTAAAATCTCTAGTACTAGGACACCAAAGCTATAGACATCagattttatagaaaattgtcCATGCATTGCATATTCTGGAGACATATAACCACTGCAAACCAATGTCATCAATTCAacaatgttaaaaataaataaataaaactttaaaagaaaaataaaactataaaatctTTAACTTATTATTAGTCAGATTCAAAGCTAACTGGGTTCTACAAATAAGTTACATATATCTAACTTGTGCCACAGAGGAGATTGGACTTAATGCATCTCTAAATTGTCTATGGGTTACTTGATATGGAAATTTTTAGGTTAGAAAGacctatctttttctttttctagattAATCTGTTaggatgaaaaaaattaatatatccaTCAACCAATAAGaacatattttttcaaaaaaaaaaattatatatatatatatagagagagagagagagagagagagagagagagagagagactctaATCAAGTACTTACTATGTTCCAACGATCTTCTTGGTCTTTCCTTCAATTTGGTCAACCCCAAAAATCCTTGCCATGCCAAAATCTGATATTTTTGGATTCATATCCTCATCTAATAGTATGTTGTTAGCTTTAAGATCGCGATGAATAATTCGTAGTTGAGAATCTTCGTGAAGATAAAGGATCCCTCGAGCAATCCCTTCAATAATCTTGTAACGCCTTGACcaatccaatatttttttcttgtcaGATTCTACACACCCATCCAAATTCGATATTCAAGTTAGACTAAATGAATCCAAGTGAATTGCAAATTCTACTAATTCGTTAATCTTAAAAGCACTAAATATAGAAAGACAATTTATTCTCTCTtcctatctttcttttttattttatttgatgggTTGTCTTTTATCTATTGCATCTTCATAGGCTCCAAAACACTAATAAATATTAGGTAATTTAATCCACGCATCTTATATGACAAATAAATAGCTGAGACATATGCATAGAATGTACAAACCAAATAGGAAATGATCAAGGCTTTTGTTGGGCACAAACTCGTAGATGAGcaacttttcttttccttccaaaCAAAATCCCAATAGCCTGACTAGATTTCTGTGTTGAAGCTTGGCTACTACTAAAATCTCATTCTTAAATTCTTCTACACCTTGTCCAGAACTTTTTGAGAGTCTCTTCACTGCTATTTCTTGCCTATTAAGTAATATACCCTGAGAATGTATTGCAATAACCATTAGAATGGTATACTTTGTGGAATTTATAAAATCTCAAGGTCAAAAGCTTTTGAATTTTAGAGTCAATACTGTATTGAATAATGTTTTAGTTTGGTTAAGAAAATGAAGTATTTCAATACTAATCAATATCGGTGTATTGTTTTGAGATTAcctctaattatatatatatggccaTAATctctcttcttgttcttttataagaatctcatatattatatattatctttttttgttcCTTGAAAGTATATATTATCTTAATCTTTATATAAAATGTTAGttcattaaaattaatattataataataataataataataataataattaacatcCTTTTAGATATTGTTAATTTGTCATATTTAGATATTGATAAATATACTACACACATAAATAAAGACATCATAATATATATCGTAAAAATAGTTACTCTATTTTAAATTCCAATTTCCAAGTTCCTTCTCTAAAAAATTCAAGTTGCATACTTTTGTATAATGTTCACATAAAAAACTTAGGTCCTTTGGGAGcaatgctccctcctctcacataaggGGTGGGCCCTACACATGGGTCTCACCATGAGGCATGAGGGGAGGGAACATTGCTCAATGTAAGAATTACCCAATGTTCATGCTGGTTGTTAGGCAcattgcacccaaaaaaaaagtaataactaaaCAGATATAGAAAAAAGgcgcaacaaaaaaaaaaactccaaagaAAGAAACGTTTAACCGATATATACTCCATTTTCCTGGTATTGTTTCTCGCTAGGTCACAAAATACCCTTCTCATTCTCGAGAAAGTATCTCATGCGCCATGCACATGAGACATCTCTCTCACTGTGCCTGGCGCATACAAAAATTTTCCCTCATTCTCTTATCTCTGACACTCTGTCTCACACTCACAgctctcagtctctctctctcatctctctaaGCATCCACTGTGGAGccaaatattttactttttaacaccacaaaaagtcactttatctattttagcttCTCACATCTAATAgcagtgattttattttattttttaacacaataaaataatataagcactataataaaataatataaatactacaataaaataatatttcattcaatCACCAAAACACaactacaactaaaaataatgtgaaaacaTGGTGAAAATTGGGAGAGACACATAGAGTAGTAAGTAGAGAGACAAAAGTAGTGtcaatacaaaatatatatatatatatatatattttttttttacctttcaactacaataatgttttttttttttacctttcagCTACAATGCACAACCAAAAGTAACTGTGCACTATagcaaaaaaatataactttagcTCCGCTATGACAGGGTACATTTTGATAtttagtggtgctaaaaatagctatatagctactAGTGCTCTCACTCCCAGACCCCCAAGTCTCACCGTTGTAACAGAGAAAGTGGGAAAATTATGAAGAGCAAGAAAAAGAAGGTGAGAAAGGAGCTCTGAGAAACACGGTGAGAAGAGAGCaaagagacaaaagaaaaacaagtgctattgatatttgataatatgCTCTCACGTGGGCGGGTTGGTAAATGGGAAAAGTAGGCAGCAGGAACTGTTTTTTTAGGAAGGTTACTTGAACAATtacccaaattttgaattttattttttaaagaaaaatcataataataattatcctactttatttaagatttaaaaaaaactatgttaaacttattattttctatagtagtgaaaaataatatatatatatatatatttatttattagtgatAATTTCGAAATGATATGCCGTAATAtgcaaatatttaaatatttaattctgATAAATATTGAAATGGGATTTGAAATGTGATTAATGATTTTGATATAACTAATATGGGCTGTACTTAAATGGGTACGAAAAATTATGATCaattccaaattatatatatatatacacgcgcACGCACACATATATAATTGACTCAATTTTTTGAGTAATTGAATTTTTGCATGTCCCCAGCGtccaataaataaattaaaaaaaaaaaaaggcaacaaatATACCTTGTAAACCTCACCAAATCCACCTCCACCCAGCTTGTTATCCTCAGAGAACTTGTTTGTGGCAGCTTGGATTGTAGCCAAATCAAATTGCAAAGACTCTATAGTTGTAATGTCAGTGGCATCTACGCACACAAATCGGGTAAACATTGGTGAAATCTTTGGCCCATGGGGGAAGcatagaaaatatattataattttgagtATACTGTCGGTGCTTTATattgtaatctttttttctttttcttttttctttcctctaataaaagttttcagtttatcaaaaaataaggaaatacacGAATACACATCTCTCACCATTTCATAGATTTTCATCTTCACTTCTACTTTCTAGAATAACAAGTGGAAGTAATTACAATTATTTCCAGCAAACATAAGGGATTAGGATACAAGAGCAGTTAGAAGATATCTGGAAATCAAACattataaattcaattaaattactCATTACCATTTTTATCCGGTACAGAATTGtacttcttttttgttctcCTTCTTAGGAAGTAGTAGCTCAAAGCAATTAGAACCAAGACAGAAATTGAAGCAACAATGGCGAGAATTATTGGCCATGAGATTCCGCTTTTCCCTGCATTAacataaagatttttatttcaaaCTAAACAGATCAGTGCTTCAAAATTAGTTGAATTAATTGTAATCCACAAAGAGTTTTAATACTTAGTATTAGCTAAAGAGTAAAGAGTAGGATTATATTCTAGAATATAATCCTACTCTTTAAATCCATGTGTTAGATCTTGTCCATGTTTTAAATCCCTCTTCTTCCAAATATTGAATAACAATAATAAGACTAATAAGAGAGTTGTGTGGTTCTTTGTTTAAAAACATGGTCTCTGGAGCTTAATCGACACTCACACGACACTGTAAAATCAAAAGTTGGTAAATAAGTTTTGCACCTggtggaggaggaagaagcAATGGTATAGGTGGTTGTCCTAGTGTTGGTACCGGTGCTGGTACCGGTGGAGCAACGGCTCGTATCTGATAAAACGGAGAAACCTCATACCTAATGGTACAACTAGGATACATAACTCTACCCCCTTGCTTTCCACTGCAACACGTAGACACGTTTGATATGGCTTCCTGAAGACACCTATTACAATCAAAGCTGGATAGGTCAGGAGTGCACTGTACAAGGCTGTACATCGTTTGCAATACCGTAAAATTGACTTCTTTCGTAGCGAACTTTTTAGCACCGGAGGAAGCATTTGCGGCCAGAGGCACCAAGTCACTCAGTGTTGTTTGCGCTAGCTTAAGGAAGCGATCTGGCTCTGTAATATCCAACACGTTCCACAGAAACTTTGTTGGCTGTTCTTCCACGACAGAGAAGATTGATCGATTTGAGTAGCGTAACATGCATTCATCATACCATAGCAGAGCCACTTTCTCTACGGGGCAGTACTGCTGAACAATCTCGTTTATAGCTGTTGACACGCAGTCTTGGCAGTCATCTGGGGTGAGGTCTCCACGGCAGAGGAAGAGGCCGTAAACTGAGGTCTCTGGGTTTTGGCCAACGGTGTTGTTGTAGAAGCCAATTTCACGCGTGGAATTGGAGGAAAGGGAAAAGAGCAGGTCTTTTAGGTTGGACTGGTAGGTGGAGTTGGGAATGAAGGTGGTTTCGTTTGAACAGAAATGAAAGCGGTAACTTGGGACAAGTGCTTCACTAGTAAGGCTCATGAAGCTGAGCCAAAAAAGAACCAGATTTACCATGGAGACGCTTAAAGAAACCATGCCTACTTTTTTGTGTCTCGTATTTTGATCTTACTTCGGGATTAGCTTTATAGGGGCTGTTATTGCTTCCCGGACGGGGCGATGccccctccccctccctctCACTTAACGGTGAGTCCACTCCACCGTAGACAACACGTGTAAAGGGACTTGTTGACCTCAGCTAGTCAACTGTCATGGTGTGCTGCGTGGAAATAATTGAGATTCTTTTTTACGCTGTGCTAAAATTTGTGTTCATATGCCCCACTAGAGGAGGAAAGGATGCCCAAATGGTCCGTATGAAGTTGGGGTCCTTGTGGAAGGCATTCGAAAAGTCATGGGTTTGAAAAGTCTTGGAATTAGTCGTTGGGTGTTTTTAAATCCACACGTTTTTGTTATCTTGGTAATCATTTGACAACttgttatatttataatattattaggATTAGTTTGTTTTGACCAAAAAACTGAACCaaaaagaaagcctaaaaaTTGGGCCTTCTTCTAAGCCCACTAGGCCCACTGCCTCCCTTAAACCCTCAGATACAACCACGTTTCTACAATCTTCTACACCCTTCCAGTTTAATGCTAAGGCCCCATCAACCTCCACAAACACTCCATTCTCCCTAACCTAGCCTCAACCCAACAATGTTGTGGGCAATTTGGATCAACAACCATGCGATGGAGCTCAGCAACTCCATGATCGACTACATCCGATGGGATACCCTCATGATCTATGGGTGGACGAACAAAGACTTGTTGAACTCTTGGAGCTTTATCTTCCCTCTAACTGAGCAAAGCAAGAGGGATGAGTGCCTACCTCTCACACACCCAGCATGGCACAACACCCCAAATCCATGGTGGAGGTTTACTCTAGACCGACCACCTTTACTTCCCTTGGGTCAAAGAACATCAAGCACCTCAGGGGATTGCTTGCAGTCCTACCTCTCAGAAATATTGCTGGATCTCCTAGAAAGGGAACTAGCTCTAGTGGAAATTTGTCAGAGAAAGTTTCTCACAGACGAGACAACGAGAATTCTAATTCAAGGGATTCTCCCACAGCTCAAGCTCATCTAGGCTCTAGCCTTCACAGAGAGCTTTACCTTGGGAATAGTCACAAGGTAGACACAACTACAACTGCTGGAACATGCCATAACTCTAGCACATAACCCAGTGATGTCCAAAGAGGACCTAAGGCAAGTGGGATGGAATTGGATGACAAATAGGAGGGCCTTGCCCAGGAATGTGAGTTCTTTTCTCCTTCCTTATCCCCAAAAATGAATATACTTGTCTGGAATTGTAGAGGGGCTATGAAGCCTTCTTTTCGTAGCACTATTCGTTATCTGACAAACTTTCATTCTCCTGGCATTGTGGTGGTCATGGAGACCCGCATAAGTGGCTCTAGCGCAAGTGAAATGCTTTGTTCCTTACCTTATGATAATATGCACATAACCGACCCCATTGGCTATGCTAGGAGATTTGGCTTTTATTGCACAAGGATATGGTGGACATGGATGTGCTCACTACCACGGAACAGGAGATACACGTTATAGTGAAGGTAATCACCTTTCCCTCTCCCTAGCTCCTTTCTTCTATTTATGGAAGTCCCAGATTTGAGGAATGCcaaatttta
The sequence above is drawn from the Castanea sativa cultivar Marrone di Chiusa Pesio chromosome 5, ASM4071231v1 genome and encodes:
- the LOC142636622 gene encoding cysteine-rich receptor-like protein kinase 25 — encoded protein: MVSLSVSMVNLVLFWLSFMSLTSEALVPSYRFHFCSNETTFIPNSTYQSNLKDLLFSLSSNSTREIGFYNNTVGQNPETSVYGLFLCRGDLTPDDCQDCVSTAINEIVQQYCPVEKVALLWYDECMLRYSNRSIFSVVEEQPTKFLWNVLDITEPDRFLKLAQTTLSDLVPLAANASSGAKKFATKEVNFTVLQTMYSLVQCTPDLSSFDCNRCLQEAISNVSTCCSGKQGGRVMYPSCTIRYEVSPFYQIRAVAPPVPAPVPTLGQPPIPLLLPPPPGKSGISWPIILAIVASISVLVLIALSYYFLRRRTKKKYNSVPDKNDATDITTIESLQFDLATIQAATNKFSEDNKLGGGGFGEVYKGILLNRQEIAVKRLSKSSGQGVEEFKNEILVVAKLQHRNLVRLLGFCLEGKEKLLIYEFVPNKSLDHFLFESDKKKILDWSRRYKIIEGIARGILYLHEDSQLRIIHRDLKANNILLDEDMNPKISDFGMARIFGVDQIEGKTKKIVGTYGYMSPEYAMHGQFSIKSDVYSFGVLVLEILSGNKISSLYQPETTTKDLLSHAWEHWSNGTALELLDPTLRDSYSRNEVNQCIHIALLCVQENPADRPTMANIILMLDSYSVTLKTPQQPAVFILSETEPTNPTE